In Anopheles gambiae chromosome 2, idAnoGambNW_F1_1, whole genome shotgun sequence, a single window of DNA contains:
- the LOC1273578 gene encoding tRNA (guanine(10)-N2)-methyltransferase homolog codes for MSSTLKKYVLWFAQEHVDFRQAEIASLLRIWNIQMETPADHNPERPFWVVGLQNDEAARKLASRSMSLRCIFELWAHSNEGLANFHQALRQHIETNAQSLATHFEANKSFKITVETYNKHFSQREKVAKIETMQYLPVEGPVNLKTPDVHYWYIEFWGLDPMDVPQQPYDVLFGRWVADGKRDMINEISLKTRKFIGNTSMDPQLSLLMANQGLVESGHLVFDPFAGSGSLLVAAAKFGAYVAGADIDYMIVHGKSKPTRVNQKVREKDESIYANLQQYGCGGLFVDVLIADFSRSIWADSIVFDSIITDPPYGIREATERIEFKTQRRATAMTEDAVHYPSTSPYQLCQMYKDLLQFSARHLKLGGRLVCWFPMLRKDADSDVLPRHKCLQLVANSEQPLSGYSSRRLLTYEKVSDSEADLGAFEMPATVVENFRERYFTQLAEDNGTRKERRLELREVGRKEAKKRGKQQQPDGKWRFPQDAPDA; via the exons ATGAGCAGTACGCTGAAAAAATACGTCCTCTGGTTTGCACAGGAGCATGTGGACTTCCGGCAAGCG GAAATTGCATCCCTGCTGCGAATATGGAACATTCAAATGGAAACCCCGGCTGACCACAATCCGGAGCGTCCGTTTTGGGTGGTCGGGCTGCAAAATGACGAGGCCGCACGCAAGCTAGCCTCCCGTTCGATGTCGCTTCGATGCATATTCGAACTGTGGGCACATTCCAACGAAGGCCTAGCGAACTTCCACCAAGCGCTGCGTCAGCATATCGAAACGAACGCCCAATCGCTGGCGACCCATTTCGAGGCGAacaaatcgttcaaaataacGGTGGAAACGTACAACAAACACTTCAGCCAGCGGGAAAAGGTGGCCAAAATCGAAACCATGCAGTACCTGCCGGTGGAAGGGCCGGTCAATCTGAAAACGCCCGACGTGCACTACTGGTACATCGAGTTTTGGGGCCTGGATCCGATGGACGTGCCGCAGCAACCGTACGATGTACTGTTCGGGCGGTGGGTGGCGGACGGGAAGCGCGATATGATTAACGAAATATCGCTCAAGACGCGCAAATTCATCGGCAACACTTCGATGGATCCGCAGCTGTCGCTGTTGATGGCAAACCAGGGCCTGGTCGAAAGTGGGCATCTAGTGTTTGATCCGTTTGCCGGCTCCGGCTCACTGCTGGTTGCTGCGGCCAAGTTTGGTGCGTACGTTGCCGGGGCCGACATTGACTACATGATCGTGCATGGCAAGTCGAAACCGACGCGCGTGAATCAGAAGGTCCGCGAGAAGGATGAAAGCATTTACGCGAACCTGCAGCAGTACGGGTGCGGCGGACTGTTTGTCGACGTGCTGATAGCGGACTTTTCCCGCAGCATATGGGCGGATAGCATTGTCTTTGACAGTATAATCACCGATC CCCCCTATGGGATTCGTGAGGCGACGGAACGAATCGAGTTTAAAACACAGCGTCGAGCGACCGCTATGACGGAGGATGCCGTCCACTATCCCTCTACCTCACCGTACCAGCTGTGCCAGATGTACAAGGATTTGTTACAATTTTCGGCACGACACCTGAAGCTCGGCGGCCGGCTGGTTTGCTGGTTCCCGATGTTAAG gaaAGATGCAGATTCGGACGTGCTACCTCGCCACAAGTGCCTTCAGTTGGTAGCCAACTCCGAGCAGCCCCTGTCCGGGTACAGCTCCCGCCGGCTGCTGACCTACGAGAAGGTATCCGACAGTGAAGCCGATCTCGGTGCATTCGAAATGCCGGCGACGGTGGTGGAAAACTTTCGCGAGCGCTACTTCACTCAGCTGGCCGAGGACAATGGGACGCGCAAGGAACGGCGGCTGGAGCTGCGCGAAGTGGGCCGCAAGGAGGCGAAGAAACGGggcaagcagcaacaaccggACGGGAAGTGGCGTTTCCCGCAGGATGCGCCGGATGCTTAG